A genomic stretch from Sulfurihydrogenibium azorense Az-Fu1 includes:
- a CDS encoding KUP/HAK/KT family potassium transporter, producing MVLLHTNKTSFSDVIRAIGTVFGDIGTSPLYTFAVIILITKPTIEEIYGIASLMIWTLILIPTLQYAWLAMNLSLRGEGSIIVLGEIAQSITKSEKLRRVHRALTILGIGFLLGDGIITPAITILSSTEGLKLIHGLENLTQEEILFIAIFITLILFLVQKFGTGKIGIAFGPFMTVYFLSISLIGIYFISKNPSVLKAFNPMEAFNFIANHPFVAFLALSEVILVATGGEAMYADMGHIGKNAIRIAWIFVFFAVVSSYLGQVSFILSKPGEQNPFFDSASILLGNNFYILFLIIVTGAGIIASQALISGVFSIIFQGINARLIPLLQVRHTSTQLSTQIYIPVVNFFLLLGVLIMFLLFRQSEKMASAYGFAVNIDMVITSIFLMYTYFNLRKYFYFVVAVFLFLIDLTFLASNTLKIPHGAFWPILFATPPITFMAIYVLGQARIYKKAKFMDLQTFINNFQKIYPSKCKIKGCAVFLIREKERIAPYIVETMIKHGIIYEENVFLSLKKLDQPFGIKSYIAGEICPGIKHAIVEYGYQEIVNVEQELRNLDINERVVFYGVDNVYSENLIWKLFGLIKRIFSNFADFYKLPPQKVHGVVVRIEI from the coding sequence GTGGTTTTGTTGCATACCAATAAAACAAGTTTTTCAGACGTTATAAGAGCTATTGGAACTGTATTTGGAGACATAGGAACAAGCCCTCTTTATACTTTTGCTGTAATTATTTTAATAACAAAACCAACCATTGAAGAAATTTATGGTATAGCTTCACTTATGATATGGACATTAATCTTAATCCCAACTTTACAATACGCATGGTTGGCAATGAACTTAAGTTTAAGAGGAGAAGGAAGTATAATTGTTTTAGGAGAAATTGCCCAATCTATAACTAAATCTGAAAAACTAAGGAGAGTACATAGAGCTTTAACAATCTTAGGAATAGGCTTCCTTTTAGGAGATGGTATAATAACACCTGCAATTACAATTCTTAGCTCAACGGAAGGATTGAAATTAATACATGGACTTGAAAATTTAACTCAAGAAGAAATTCTTTTTATAGCTATCTTTATAACTCTAATATTATTTTTAGTCCAAAAATTTGGAACAGGAAAAATTGGAATAGCATTTGGCCCTTTTATGACTGTTTACTTTTTATCAATATCTCTAATAGGTATTTATTTTATATCTAAAAACCCTTCCGTATTAAAAGCTTTTAATCCTATGGAAGCTTTTAATTTTATCGCAAACCATCCATTTGTAGCTTTTCTTGCTCTATCTGAAGTTATCCTTGTTGCAACTGGTGGTGAAGCAATGTATGCAGATATGGGACACATAGGTAAAAATGCAATAAGAATTGCATGGATATTTGTATTTTTTGCTGTAGTGTCAAGTTATTTAGGACAGGTATCTTTTATTTTATCCAAGCCCGGAGAACAAAACCCATTTTTTGATAGTGCAAGTATTTTACTTGGAAATAACTTTTATATACTTTTTTTAATAATAGTAACAGGTGCAGGTATAATTGCATCTCAGGCTTTAATAAGTGGTGTTTTTTCTATTATTTTCCAAGGAATAAATGCAAGGTTAATTCCCCTACTTCAAGTAAGACACACTTCTACACAATTAAGCACACAAATTTATATTCCTGTAGTTAACTTTTTCCTTTTGCTTGGAGTATTAATTATGTTTTTACTATTTAGACAATCTGAAAAAATGGCTTCTGCATATGGTTTTGCTGTAAATATAGATATGGTTATAACAAGTATATTTTTAATGTATACATACTTTAATCTTAGAAAATACTTTTATTTCGTGGTAGCAGTTTTTCTCTTCTTAATAGACTTAACTTTCCTTGCTTCAAATACTCTTAAGATACCCCACGGTGCGTTCTGGCCTATACTGTTTGCAACTCCACCAATAACATTTATGGCTATTTACGTTTTAGGTCAGGCAAGAATTTACAAAAAGGCAAAGTTTATGGATTTACAGACTTTTATTAATAACTTCCAAAAAATATACCCTTCAAAATGTAAAATAAAAGGTTGTGCTGTATTCTTAATAAGAGAGAAAGAGAGAATAGCTCCATACATAGTGGAAACGATGATAAAACATGGAATAATTTACGAAGAAAATGTATTTTTGTCCTTGAAAAAGTTAGATCAACCTTTTGGTATTAAAAGTTATATTGCTGGAGAGATATGTCCGGGAATAAAGCATGCCATTGTAGAGTATGGTTATCAAGAAATAGTAAATGTTGAGCAAGAGTTGAGAAACTTAGATATTAACGAAAGAGTTGTTTTCTACGGAGTTGATAATGTTTATTCTGAAAATCTTATATGGAAACTATTTGGTTTAATCAAAAGAATTTTCTCTAACTTCGCAGACTTTTACAAATTACCACCTCAAAAGGTTCACGGTGTTGTAGTTAGAATAGAGATTTGA
- a CDS encoding alkylmercury lyase has translation MIEFQYFEGCPNAKETLNNLILLVEEGFLKKDEVKITKIESPEDAQKLNFQGSPSILYNGIDIYTLEKPSNYTYNCRTYFINGKLTGVLPKEFIKERIEKLKNVRK, from the coding sequence ATGATAGAGTTTCAATACTTTGAAGGATGTCCGAATGCAAAAGAAACATTAAATAATCTTATACTTCTCGTAGAAGAAGGTTTTTTAAAAAAAGATGAAGTGAAAATAACTAAAATAGAATCTCCTGAAGACGCACAAAAACTAAACTTTCAAGGCTCTCCATCTATTCTCTATAATGGAATTGATATTTATACACTCGAAAAACCTTCTAATTATACCTACAATTGTAGAACTTACTTTATAAATGGGAAGCTAACAGGTGTACTTCCTAAAGAATTTATAAAAGAGAGGATAGAGAAGTTAAAAAATGTTAGAAAATAA
- the coaBC gene encoding bifunctional phosphopantothenoylcysteine decarboxylase/phosphopantothenate--cysteine ligase CoaBC, with translation MLENKNILVGVSGSIASYKACEIVRLLQKKGANVRVCMTPSALEFVGRLTFQALTGEDVYISWKDGKTGLEHITLARWADVFLIAPASANTIAKLRFGITDNFLTSLALAYNKPIVIAPAMNTKMHENPATQENLKVLKERGHIIVNPSEGILACGEEGTGKLADLEDIILAVKYAATSKLLKGKRVLITAGGTREYFDPIRYISNASSGQMGYLLAESAYCMGADVVVISAPTCLKLPSQIKKIDVVSAQDMFEKVKELYQEFDIIIMNAAVADFRPQEYSSQKLKKDKENPVIQLQPNPDILKFLGENKRENQILVGFAAESDNLYQNAVDKLKRKNLDFIVANPVKVFSQDFYEGMLINKSLNTVNISAKNKENAAFEILKIIFS, from the coding sequence ATGTTAGAAAATAAAAATATTCTTGTTGGTGTTAGTGGTTCTATAGCATCTTATAAAGCCTGCGAAATAGTTAGACTCCTTCAAAAAAAAGGAGCAAATGTTAGGGTTTGTATGACTCCATCTGCTTTAGAGTTTGTAGGTAGGCTTACTTTCCAAGCTCTTACAGGAGAGGATGTATATATCTCTTGGAAAGATGGAAAGACAGGATTAGAACACATAACCTTAGCAAGATGGGCAGACGTATTTTTAATCGCTCCTGCTTCTGCAAACACAATCGCAAAACTTAGGTTTGGGATAACAGATAACTTTCTAACTTCTTTAGCTCTTGCTTACAATAAACCAATCGTAATAGCTCCTGCTATGAACACTAAGATGCATGAAAATCCTGCAACACAGGAAAACCTAAAAGTACTAAAAGAAAGAGGACATATAATAGTAAACCCATCAGAGGGAATTTTAGCCTGTGGAGAAGAAGGAACAGGTAAGTTAGCAGATTTAGAAGATATAATACTGGCTGTAAAGTATGCTGCTACTTCTAAACTTTTAAAAGGAAAAAGAGTTTTAATAACAGCAGGTGGGACAAGAGAGTACTTTGACCCTATAAGGTACATATCAAACGCATCTTCAGGACAGATGGGATACTTACTTGCTGAAAGTGCTTACTGTATGGGTGCAGATGTAGTAGTTATATCAGCTCCAACCTGTTTAAAACTTCCATCTCAGATAAAAAAGATAGATGTAGTATCAGCTCAAGATATGTTTGAAAAAGTAAAAGAACTTTACCAAGAGTTTGATATTATCATAATGAACGCAGCAGTTGCGGACTTTAGACCACAGGAGTATAGCTCCCAAAAGCTAAAAAAAGACAAAGAAAATCCCGTAATACAGCTCCAACCCAATCCTGACATACTGAAGTTTTTAGGAGAAAATAAAAGAGAAAATCAAATACTTGTAGGTTTTGCAGCTGAGAGTGATAACCTGTATCAAAACGCGGTAGATAAACTCAAGAGGAAAAATCTTGATTTTATAGTAGCAAATCCGGTTAAAGTCTTTAGTCAAGATTTTTATGAAGGAATGTTAATTAACAAATCTTTAAATACTGTAAATATATCAGCAAAAAATAAAGAAAACGCTGCTTTTGAAATACTTAAGATAATATTTTCTTAG
- a CDS encoding acyltransferase family protein — translation MEKIKGLDGLRGILVSSVLIFHVFLVFYPDKIDYFSGGFLAVESFFVLSGFLITRSLIKKSSERGFFSNLLDFLKGRYLRLFPAFVFLQLSLLFIVSFLFPNLAVKFIQESIAGSLNIYNWWLVFRNVPYFERFDDVLFTLQLWSLSIEWQFYIIWGITFLLISRFGKKVLTLFIVGTITLSILEMTIIYHLYGAVDRVYFGTDTRFFSFMIGSLLAVYIGKFENNKILFTITGFISLPLLISFYIFMSNYNDYMYSFGFLLTSLTTAVVILSIMKSDIVNALLSVLPLKWLGERSYSIYLWHYPVFVIINQLYSNSYIDTIIAGTLITLFISNLSYSFIEEPFRRIDFSGLINYKNVFNIFVSLTFISLSIIYLSMFQPVKEEKVLSIELNIENTVSYELTLKEENYKKENQKTAEPQVGEETDKVEKSQTISNPPATTFIVGDSVLLGASNYIKKYIPDSEIDAKVGRQFSELKEILSFDRVSKYNKIIIALGNNGHIKKSDLEYILDRLKDKEVYLVTVKVPRPWQNEVNRLFREVALERPNVHVVDWYSVSKDKEELFVKDKVHLNSKGSKVYASVLKSYLTGKPFKIESEFKKDTKIESEVENIDIKPLENNEGKEDTKNF, via the coding sequence ATGGAAAAAATAAAAGGTCTTGACGGTCTTAGAGGAATTTTAGTAAGCTCAGTTTTAATTTTTCATGTGTTTTTAGTATTTTATCCTGATAAGATAGATTACTTTAGTGGTGGTTTTTTAGCTGTAGAGTCTTTCTTTGTCTTATCAGGATTTTTAATAACAAGGTCTTTAATAAAGAAATCTTCTGAAAGAGGTTTCTTTTCTAACTTGTTAGATTTTTTAAAAGGAAGGTATTTGAGGCTATTTCCTGCATTTGTATTTTTACAGCTAAGTTTACTATTTATAGTTAGTTTTTTATTCCCTAATTTAGCTGTAAAGTTTATTCAAGAGTCTATAGCAGGTAGCTTAAACATTTATAACTGGTGGCTTGTTTTTAGAAATGTTCCTTACTTTGAAAGGTTTGATGATGTTTTATTTACATTACAGTTATGGTCTCTTTCAATCGAGTGGCAGTTTTACATTATATGGGGGATTACTTTCCTACTGATATCAAGATTTGGCAAAAAGGTTCTTACTTTGTTTATTGTTGGAACAATCACCTTATCTATTTTAGAAATGACTATTATTTATCATTTATATGGAGCTGTAGATAGAGTTTACTTTGGGACTGATACAAGATTTTTCTCATTTATGATTGGGTCTTTGCTAGCAGTGTATATAGGCAAATTTGAAAATAATAAAATACTGTTTACAATAACGGGTTTTATTAGTTTACCTCTCTTAATCTCATTTTATATCTTTATGTCTAACTATAACGATTATATGTATTCCTTTGGATTTTTATTAACATCTTTAACAACAGCTGTTGTTATTTTATCAATAATGAAGTCAGATATTGTTAACGCTTTACTATCAGTTTTACCTTTAAAATGGTTAGGTGAAAGAAGTTATTCTATCTATCTATGGCACTATCCAGTATTTGTAATAATAAATCAACTGTACTCAAACAGTTATATAGATACTATAATAGCAGGAACTCTTATAACATTGTTTATATCTAATTTAAGTTATTCTTTTATAGAAGAGCCTTTTAGAAGAATTGATTTTAGTGGTTTGATTAACTACAAAAATGTTTTTAATATCTTTGTTTCTCTAACATTTATTAGTCTTTCTATTATATATCTATCAATGTTTCAACCTGTAAAAGAAGAAAAAGTCTTATCCATTGAGCTAAACATAGAAAATACTGTATCTTATGAATTAACACTGAAAGAAGAAAATTATAAAAAAGAAAATCAGAAAACAGCTGAACCCCAAGTAGGAGAAGAAACAGATAAAGTGGAAAAAAGTCAAACTATTTCAAACCCTCCAGCAACTACATTTATAGTTGGAGACTCTGTTTTACTTGGAGCTTCTAATTATATAAAAAAGTATATTCCCGATTCTGAGATAGATGCAAAAGTAGGTAGACAGTTTAGCGAATTAAAAGAGATTCTATCTTTTGATAGAGTAAGTAAATATAACAAAATTATAATAGCTTTAGGGAACAACGGACATATAAAAAAATCTGATTTGGAGTACATTCTTGATAGGTTAAAAGACAAAGAAGTTTACCTTGTTACTGTGAAAGTTCCACGACCTTGGCAAAATGAGGTAAATAGGTTATTTAGAGAAGTTGCTTTGGAAAGACCTAACGTACATGTAGTAGACTGGTACTCTGTTAGTAAAGACAAGGAAGAGCTGTTTGTAAAAGATAAGGTTCATCTAAACTCCAAAGGTTCTAAAGTTTATGCCTCTGTTTTAAAGAGCTATCTTACAGGTAAACCCTTTAAGATTGAAAGTGAATTTAAAAAAGATACAAAAATTGAGTCTGAAGTGGAGAATATAGATATAAAACCTTTAGAAAATAATGAAGGAAAAGAAGATACAAAAAATTTCTAA
- a CDS encoding acyltransferase: MKRVWILFLLLFFKISFAQEITIIGDSLTLGSEKYIRQQLQDVVIDAKVGRKFQEAMPVIKDLESKGLLGKVVVIALGTNGPFTVEEGLQVIDYLTSKGVKVIFVNVKVPRFWENQVNENYQTLKRLRPQIEVIDWNYLSTVLCSRPDIGSCFRPDGYHLTPVGSYIYSYIIYKYLSNVN, encoded by the coding sequence ATGAAAAGAGTTTGGATTTTATTTTTGCTTTTATTTTTTAAAATCTCTTTTGCTCAAGAGATAACTATAATAGGAGATAGTTTAACGTTAGGTTCAGAAAAGTACATTCGTCAGCAACTTCAAGATGTAGTAATAGATGCAAAAGTAGGAAGAAAGTTTCAAGAAGCCATGCCTGTGATAAAAGATTTAGAATCTAAAGGACTTCTTGGTAAAGTAGTTGTAATAGCACTGGGAACAAATGGACCGTTTACGGTAGAAGAAGGATTACAGGTTATAGATTACTTAACTTCCAAAGGAGTAAAAGTTATATTTGTAAATGTAAAAGTACCAAGATTTTGGGAAAATCAAGTTAACGAGAACTACCAAACACTAAAAAGATTACGACCTCAAATAGAGGTTATAGATTGGAATTACTTAAGTACTGTTTTATGCTCTCGTCCTGATATAGGTTCATGTTTTAGACCCGATGGCTATCATCTTACACCAGTTGGAAGTTATATTTATAGCTATATCATATATAAGTATTTAAGTAACGTAAATTAA
- a CDS encoding ATP-binding protein encodes MEKEVVKCNICNDTGWVFKEGGVVKCECQYSLRSYQVSSSLNIPKKYYHATLENFIDGGIFSRKLVIKKVKEYIYSDEIEEGKGFFFYGNNGVGKTHLAVGILKEFYNLKGITGIFYDTRILLYDLKATFEGNSSTRELLDAVIRAPILVLDDLGSERLSDWAKDILHYIIISRYNDKLPVIITSNISLEKNKNKDIDQDVESKFGKGIASRLMEMCYPLYIEGEDFRRTSIQKELRRL; translated from the coding sequence ATGGAAAAAGAAGTTGTAAAGTGTAATATATGTAACGATACGGGATGGGTATTTAAAGAAGGGGGAGTTGTAAAGTGTGAATGTCAGTACAGTCTTCGAAGCTATCAAGTAAGCAGTTCCTTAAATATACCAAAAAAGTATTACCACGCAACGTTAGAAAACTTTATAGACGGTGGTATCTTTTCAAGAAAGTTAGTTATAAAAAAGGTAAAAGAATACATATACTCTGATGAAATAGAAGAGGGTAAAGGCTTTTTCTTTTATGGAAACAACGGTGTAGGGAAAACTCACTTGGCAGTTGGAATACTAAAAGAATTTTACAACCTAAAGGGTATAACAGGTATATTTTATGATACCAGAATACTCCTTTATGACTTAAAGGCAACCTTTGAAGGAAACTCTTCTACAAGGGAACTTTTAGATGCGGTTATAAGAGCTCCTATTTTAGTTTTAGATGACCTTGGTTCAGAAAGGCTATCTGATTGGGCAAAAGATATACTTCATTATATAATTATCAGTAGATATAACGATAAACTTCCTGTTATAATAACTTCTAATATTTCGTTGGAAAAAAATAAAAATAAGGATATAGACCAAGATGTAGAAAGTAAATTTGGAAAAGGGATAGCATCAAGATTAATGGAAATGTGTTATCCTTTGTATATTGAAGGTGAAGACTTTAGGAGGACATCTATACAAAAAGAATTAAGAAGGTTATAA
- the hisB gene encoding imidazoleglycerol-phosphate dehydratase HisB produces the protein MERKAFIKRETKETQIELSINLDGSGKYKVDTQVGFLSHMLESFSFHSMIDLEIMATGDVHVSHHHLVEDVGIVLGMAVKEALGDKKGIKRFGYSIIPMDEALALCSIDLSGRPLLFYDDLGYRGKITNFDYELMGEFFKGFTLSAGITMHLKALSGHNLHHIAECLTKAFAIALKEAVSIDPRRSQIPSTKGSI, from the coding sequence ATGGAGAGAAAAGCGTTTATTAAAAGAGAAACTAAAGAGACACAGATAGAGCTATCTATAAACTTAGATGGTAGCGGAAAGTATAAAGTAGACACTCAGGTAGGTTTTTTATCCCACATGCTTGAGAGTTTTTCTTTTCATTCTATGATAGACCTTGAGATAATGGCTACAGGAGATGTTCATGTTAGCCATCACCACTTGGTAGAAGATGTAGGAATAGTGTTAGGTATGGCTGTTAAAGAGGCTTTAGGTGATAAAAAGGGTATAAAAAGGTTTGGCTACAGTATAATTCCAATGGATGAAGCTTTAGCTTTATGTTCAATAGATTTATCAGGGAGACCTTTACTTTTTTATGACGACTTAGGATACAGAGGTAAAATAACTAACTTTGATTATGAACTTATGGGAGAGTTTTTTAAGGGTTTTACCCTGTCTGCAGGAATAACGATGCATCTAAAGGCTCTATCAGGGCATAACTTACACCACATTGCAGAGTGTCTAACAAAAGCTTTTGCTATTGCTTTAAAAGAAGCTGTATCAATAGACCCAAGGAGAAGTCAAATTCCATCAACAAAAGGATCAATATAG
- a CDS encoding DeoR family transcriptional regulator, with the protein MENNINRKKEILRILQERGEVTVKELSHIFNVSEMTIYRDVRELEKEGEIKRKHGSILLNTVENKEPVSLKSCPVCSKPITRSHPYKIIVENIKVVEACCEHCGLMLHQRYADKSVYALTFDFISEKPINALDAWYVVGSSAIPCCSPSVIPFTNKEDAEKFAKGFGGKVLNFIDAYNEIINRMNINIKSCCSTESQPTTFKLSDIKKLK; encoded by the coding sequence ATGGAAAATAACATAAATAGAAAAAAAGAGATTTTAAGAATACTCCAAGAAAGGGGAGAAGTAACAGTAAAAGAGTTAAGCCATATTTTTAATGTGTCAGAGATGACTATATACAGGGATGTAAGGGAGCTGGAGAAAGAGGGAGAGATAAAAAGAAAGCACGGGTCTATTCTTCTAAACACAGTTGAAAATAAAGAGCCGGTATCTTTAAAGTCCTGTCCTGTTTGCTCTAAACCTATAACAAGGTCTCATCCTTATAAGATTATAGTTGAAAATATAAAAGTTGTGGAGGCGTGTTGTGAGCATTGTGGTTTAATGCTGCATCAAAGGTATGCAGATAAAAGTGTATATGCTTTAACGTTTGACTTTATCTCTGAAAAACCTATAAATGCTTTAGATGCTTGGTATGTTGTGGGAAGTTCTGCTATTCCGTGCTGTAGTCCAAGTGTAATACCTTTTACTAACAAAGAAGATGCTGAGAAGTTTGCAAAAGGTTTTGGAGGAAAGGTGTTAAACTTTATAGATGCCTACAACGAAATAATAAATAGAATGAATATAAACATTAAAAGCTGCTGTTCTACGGAAAGTCAACCTACAACTTTTAAACTTTCAGACATTAAAAAGCTCAAGTAA
- a CDS encoding sulfurtransferase TusA family protein, with the protein MENLSANNNIPSIDTRGLFCPLPLTLVSRKLKEIPVGGRLKVLADDKAFKKDIEVWAYETGNKLAEFKEENGYFVVIIERGKGFKGESIIDKIKFISLGVKLHFIKHFLDIVPFNKPKYLLTFVSVAEGIRANNFLKEKNINNYIMLPVPKEIYPHCGLVFGFKNKEDALNIYNLLKENKFAVEDVHVIDKEKKYPKIT; encoded by the coding sequence TTGGAAAACTTATCTGCAAATAATAATATACCCAGCATAGATACAAGAGGACTTTTTTGTCCTTTACCTCTTACGTTAGTATCAAGAAAGTTAAAAGAAATACCGGTAGGAGGAAGACTTAAAGTTTTAGCAGATGATAAAGCTTTTAAAAAAGACATAGAAGTCTGGGCTTACGAAACTGGCAATAAACTTGCAGAGTTTAAAGAAGAAAACGGATACTTTGTAGTAATTATAGAGAGAGGAAAAGGTTTTAAAGGTGAAAGTATAATTGATAAAATAAAGTTTATATCTTTAGGTGTTAAACTCCATTTTATAAAGCATTTTTTAGATATAGTACCTTTCAACAAACCTAAATACCTTTTAACATTTGTATCAGTTGCAGAAGGTATAAGAGCTAACAACTTTTTAAAAGAAAAGAATATCAACAACTACATTATGCTTCCTGTTCCAAAAGAGATATATCCACACTGTGGTTTAGTATTTGGCTTTAAAAATAAAGAAGATGCCTTGAATATATACAACCTGCTAAAAGAAAACAAATTTGCAGTTGAAGATGTTCACGTTATAGATAAGGAAAAAAAGTATCCAAAAATTACTTGA
- a CDS encoding histidine triad nucleotide-binding protein: protein MENCVFCKIVNKEIPAKIVYEDELIMAFHDIRPQAKVHVLIIPKEHIPNNLYFEGKHKTLIGHLMLKANEIAKILGIAETGFRLIVNTGKDSGQEVFHVHWHLLGGEPLGKLICK, encoded by the coding sequence ATGGAAAACTGCGTATTTTGTAAAATTGTAAACAAAGAGATACCTGCAAAGATAGTTTACGAAGATGAACTAATAATGGCTTTCCATGACATTAGACCTCAGGCAAAAGTCCACGTTTTAATAATACCTAAAGAGCATATCCCTAACAATCTTTACTTTGAAGGCAAACATAAAACCCTTATAGGACACTTAATGCTAAAAGCTAACGAAATAGCTAAAATCCTTGGCATTGCAGAAACAGGATTTAGGCTTATAGTAAACACAGGTAAAGACTCAGGTCAAGAAGTATTTCACGTACACTGGCATTTATTAGGAGGAGAACCTCTTGGAAAACTTATCTGCAAATAA
- the hflX gene encoding GTPase HflX — MRSIIVGVNTGLNPARFKYQIEELEGLVEAAEGVVLGKVYQKRESPDPAYYIGRGKVNEIKQLVEGIGADTVVFNVNLSPVQISNLSQEINAQILDRTDLILQIFFKRAKTKQAKLQVELAYLQHQLPRVYNQKGKELSRIGGGMKTKGAGEKLGEIKTRAIKDRINKIKKELKEIEKQKKQQRKTREDNPNILNVALVGYTNAGKSSLLNRLTKRDTYISDQLFATLDTKTSFIHFPDINKRVIITDTVGFVEDMPQEIMDAFMTTLKETEEADLILHVIDISDDNWMLKKQTVEDVLKKLKLEEKPVINVMNKVDKVIPSQEYLEPDESENTITVSATKGWNIDKLFDILKKYAIKKGEEYGKLRIL, encoded by the coding sequence TTGAGATCAATTATAGTAGGTGTAAACACAGGTTTAAACCCTGCAAGGTTTAAGTACCAGATAGAAGAGCTTGAAGGACTTGTAGAGGCAGCTGAAGGAGTTGTCTTAGGTAAAGTATACCAGAAAAGGGAGTCTCCAGATCCTGCTTACTACATAGGAAGAGGAAAAGTAAACGAGATAAAACAACTGGTTGAAGGTATTGGAGCTGACACTGTAGTTTTTAATGTAAATCTATCTCCTGTCCAGATATCTAATCTATCCCAAGAGATAAACGCTCAAATTTTAGACAGAACAGACTTAATACTACAGATATTCTTCAAAAGGGCAAAAACAAAACAAGCAAAACTCCAGGTAGAACTTGCTTACTTACAACATCAACTTCCAAGAGTGTATAACCAAAAAGGTAAGGAACTATCAAGAATCGGTGGAGGAATGAAAACAAAAGGAGCTGGAGAAAAGCTTGGAGAAATTAAAACAAGAGCTATAAAAGACAGAATAAATAAGATAAAAAAAGAGTTGAAAGAGATAGAAAAACAAAAGAAACAGCAAAGAAAAACAAGGGAAGACAATCCAAACATTCTTAATGTAGCACTTGTAGGTTATACAAACGCGGGAAAATCTTCTCTGCTAAACCGCCTAACAAAAAGGGATACTTACATATCAGACCAACTATTTGCAACACTAGACACAAAAACATCTTTTATACACTTTCCTGACATAAATAAAAGAGTTATAATAACAGATACAGTAGGTTTTGTAGAAGATATGCCCCAAGAGATAATGGATGCTTTTATGACAACACTAAAAGAGACTGAAGAAGCCGATTTAATCCTACATGTGATAGATATATCAGATGATAACTGGATGCTGAAAAAACAGACGGTAGAAGATGTTTTAAAAAAGCTTAAACTTGAAGAAAAACCAGTTATAAACGTAATGAATAAAGTAGATAAAGTAATACCTTCACAAGAATACTTAGAGCCTGATGAATCGGAAAATACTATAACTGTATCAGCAACAAAAGGGTGGAATATTGATAAATTATTTGATATACTAAAAAAATATGCTATAAAAAAAGGAGAGGAGTATGGAAAACTGCGTATTTTGTAA
- the hfq gene encoding RNA chaperone Hfq, whose amino-acid sequence MASVQDEILNEYRREGKEVTVYLVRGTRIVGKILDADQFTILLDVNGQQQLIYKHAISTIVVE is encoded by the coding sequence ATGGCGTCAGTACAAGATGAAATCTTAAACGAGTATAGAAGAGAAGGTAAAGAGGTAACAGTTTACTTAGTTAGAGGTACGAGAATAGTAGGTAAAATATTAGATGCAGACCAGTTTACAATTTTATTAGACGTTAACGGTCAGCAACAACTTATATACAAACACGCAATAAGTACGATAGTTGTAGAGTAA